From the Perca flavescens isolate YP-PL-M2 chromosome 21, PFLA_1.0, whole genome shotgun sequence genome, one window contains:
- the ormdl3 gene encoding ORM1-like protein 3, which produces MNVGTAHSEVNPNTRVMNSRGMWLSYILGIGLLHVILLSIPFASVPVVWTLTNLIHNLCMYLLLHTVKGTPFETPDQGKARLLTHWEQMDYGVQFTASRKFLTITPIVLYILTSFYTKYDRVHFVVNTVSLLTVLIPKLPQLHGVRIFGINKY; this is translated from the exons ATGAACGTGGGCACGGCGCACAGCGAGGTGAACCCCAACACCCGAGTGATGAACAGCAGAGGGATGTGGCTGTCTTACATCCTGGGCATCGGCCTCCTGCACGTCATCCTGCTCAGCATTCCCTTCGCCAGCGTGCCCGTGGTCTGGACCCTCACCAACCTCATTCACAATCTG TGCATGTACCTCCTACTTCACACGGTCAAAGGGACTCCCTTCGAGACCCCAGATCAGGGCAAGGCTCGTCTGCTTACACACTGGGAGCAAATGGACTATGGTGTGCAGTTCACTGCTTCACGCAAGTTCCTCACCATCACACCCATTGTTCT GTATATACTAACCAGCTTCTACACCAAATACGATCGGGTCCATTTTGTGGTCAACACCGTTTCCCTGCTCACTGTACTCATCCCCAAGCTGCCCCAGCTGCACGGCGTGAGGATCTTTGGGATTAATAAGTACTGA